A genomic segment from Xyrauchen texanus isolate HMW12.3.18 chromosome 21, RBS_HiC_50CHRs, whole genome shotgun sequence encodes:
- the LOC127661409 gene encoding xylosyl- and glucuronyltransferase LARGE2s-like isoform X1: protein MLCPCRGKLKLLVVSLSFVILFTWLYLLVGNSENGRSLLLSACLVESTEARLLERDVLASRVREVEEENRQIRLQLSQSQGLAVQPAEGNYGNQQWVASADTGPEDVENTAEERANHSECIRSPTAEKCELIHVACVCAGHNASRDVVTLVKSILFHRRNPLHFHFITDTVANQILSTLFQSWMVPSVQVSFYDADELKSEVSWIPNKHYSGIYGLMKLTLTKALPSYLTKVIVLDTDITFATDIAELWAIFRKFTEKQVIGLVENQSDWYLGNLWKNHKPWPALGRGFNTGVILLYLEKLRKIGWEQMWRLTAERELMSMLSTSLADQDIFNAFIKQNPVFVHQLPCFWNVQLSDHTRSEQCYTEVSDLKVIHWNSPKKLRVKNKHVEFFRNLYLTFLEYDGNLLRRELFGCPSQASSKSTLLQQALEELDEDDQCYDFRRERIMVHRVHLYFLQYEYTPTEDGTDITLVAQLSMDRLQMLEAICKHWEGPISLALYMSDAEAQQFLRYAQASEVLKNHKNVGYHIVYKEGQFYPVNLVRNVALRNVNTPYVFLTDVDFLPMYGLYDYLRKSIVQLDMANTKKALVVPAFETLRYRLSFPKSKAELLSMLDLGTLYTFRYHVWTKGHAPTNYAKWRTATTPYKVEWEADFEPYVVVRRDCPEYDQRFVGFGWNKVSHIMELDAQEFDLIVLPNAFMIHMPHAPSFDISKFRSSPSYRYCLTTLKDEFHQDLSRKYGSAALKYLTAQRTI, encoded by the exons ATGGGCGTTCCCTGCTCCTCTCTGCATGCCTGGTGGAGTCTACAGAAGCTCGACTGTTGGAACGGGATGTCCTGGCATCGCGGGTTCGAGAGGTGGAGGAAGAGAACCGGCAGATCCGACTCCAGCTGAGCCAATCGCAGGGCCTGGCTGTCCAGCCTGCTGAGGGTAACTATGGCAACCAGCAATGGGTGGCATCGGCAGACACCGGTCCAGAGGATGTGGAAAACACAGCCGAGGAACGGGCCAATCACAGCGAATGCATTCGCTCACCCACTGCGGAGAAGTGTGAG TTGATTCACGTggcatgtgtgtgtgcgggtCACAATGCCAGTCGGGACGTGGTCACTCTGGTCAAATCCATCCTTTTCCACAG GAGAAACCCCCtgcattttcatttcattacTGACACAGTGGCCAATCAGATCCTCAGCACGCTGTTCCAGTCGTGGATGGTGCCATCAGTTCAAGTCAGCTTCTATGATGCTGATGAACTCAAA TCGGAAGTGTCATGGATACCAAACAAACACTATTCAGGAATTTATGGCCTGATGAAGCTCACCCTAACCAAAGCTCTGCCATCCTACCTTACAAAGGTCATCGTCCTTGATACAGACATCACATTTGCCACTGACATCGCCGAGCTATGGGCCATCTTCCGGAAGTTCACAG AGAAACAGGTGATTGGATTGGTGGAGAATCAGAGTGACTGGTACCTCGGTAATCTGTGGAAGAACCACAAACCCTGGCCAGCTCTTGGACGTGGGTTTAACACAG GTGTGATTTTACTTTACCTGGAGAAGCTGCGCAAGATTGGCTGGGAACAGATGTGGAGGCTGACGGCAGAGAGAGAGCTAATGAGCATGCTGTCAACATCCCTGGCAGACCAG GATATATTCAATGCATTCATAAAGCAGAACCCAGTTTTTGTACATCAGCTTCCCTGCTTCTGGAATGTACAGTTATCGGATCACACTCGCTCTGAACAGTGCTACACAGAGGTGTCAGACCTAAAA GTCATTCACTGGAACTCTCCCAAAAAGCTGCGAGTAAAAAACAAGCATGTGGAATTTTTCCGTAATCTTTACTTGACGTTCTTAGAGTATGATGGGAATCTTCTGCGACGAGAACTCTTCGGTTGCCCCAGTCAGGCCAGCTCAAAGAGCACTCTG CTTCAGCAAGCACTAGAGGAGTTAGATGAAGATGACCAGTGCTATGATTTTCGGAGGGAGCGAATCATGGTGCACAGGGTACACCTGTACTTTCTGCAGTATGAATACACACCTACTGAGGATGGCACAGACATAACACTGGTCGCACAGCTCTCCATGGATAG ACTGCAGATGTTGGAGGCGATCTGTAAACACTGGGAGGGCCCCATTAGTTTGGCCCTGTACATGTCTGATGCTGAGGCCCAGCAGTTCCTACGCTATGCCCAGGCCTCTGAAGTCCTCAAGAATCACAAGAACGTGGGTTATCATATTGTTTATAAGGAAGGCCAATTCTACCCTGTCAATCTGGTGCGAAACGTGGCTCTCCGCAATGTCAACACACCCTACGTTTTTCTGACTGATGTAGATTTTCTGCCCATGTACGGCCTCTATGATTACCTCAG AAAAAGTATTGTTCAATTGGACATGGCCAATACCAAGAAGGCTTTGGTTGTGCCTGCCTTCGAGACTTTGAGATACCGCCTTTCCTTCCCTAAATCTAAGGCCGAGCTGCTGTCTATGCTGGACTTGGGTACACTTTACACCTTCAG GTATCATGTCTGGACAAAAGGTCATGCCCCAACCAATTATGCCAAATGGAGGACAGCCACAACGCCATACAAAGTGGAGTGGGAGGCAGATTTTGAACCGTATGTTGTTGTACGGCGGGACTGTCCTGAGTATGACCAGAGATTTGTAGGCTTTGGCTGGAACAAAGTGTCCCATATCATGGAGCTAGATGCTCAG GAGTTTGATCTCATTGTGCTACCAAATGCCTTCATGATCCACATGCCACATGCACCAAGCTTTGACATTTCAAAGTTTCGATCCAGTCCCAGTTACCGTTACTGCTTGACGACTCTAAAGGACGAGTTCCACCAAGATCTTTCTCGAAAGTATGGTTCTGCTGCTCTCAAGTACCTTACAGCACAGAGGACCATCTGA
- the LOC127661409 gene encoding xylosyl- and glucuronyltransferase LARGE2s-like isoform X2, whose translation MLCPCRGKLKLLVVSLSFVILFTWLYLLVGNSENGRSLLLSACLVESTEARLLERDVLASRVREVEEENRQIRLQLSQSQGLAVQPAEGNYGNQQWVASADTGPEDVENTAEERANHSECIRSPTAEKCELIHVACVCAGHNASRDVVTLVKSILFHRRNPLHFHFITDTVANQILSTLFQSWMVPSVQVSFYDADELKVIVLDTDITFATDIAELWAIFRKFTEKQVIGLVENQSDWYLGNLWKNHKPWPALGRGFNTGVILLYLEKLRKIGWEQMWRLTAERELMSMLSTSLADQDIFNAFIKQNPVFVHQLPCFWNVQLSDHTRSEQCYTEVSDLKVIHWNSPKKLRVKNKHVEFFRNLYLTFLEYDGNLLRRELFGCPSQASSKSTLLQQALEELDEDDQCYDFRRERIMVHRVHLYFLQYEYTPTEDGTDITLVAQLSMDRLQMLEAICKHWEGPISLALYMSDAEAQQFLRYAQASEVLKNHKNVGYHIVYKEGQFYPVNLVRNVALRNVNTPYVFLTDVDFLPMYGLYDYLRKSIVQLDMANTKKALVVPAFETLRYRLSFPKSKAELLSMLDLGTLYTFRYHVWTKGHAPTNYAKWRTATTPYKVEWEADFEPYVVVRRDCPEYDQRFVGFGWNKVSHIMELDAQEFDLIVLPNAFMIHMPHAPSFDISKFRSSPSYRYCLTTLKDEFHQDLSRKYGSAALKYLTAQRTI comes from the exons ATGGGCGTTCCCTGCTCCTCTCTGCATGCCTGGTGGAGTCTACAGAAGCTCGACTGTTGGAACGGGATGTCCTGGCATCGCGGGTTCGAGAGGTGGAGGAAGAGAACCGGCAGATCCGACTCCAGCTGAGCCAATCGCAGGGCCTGGCTGTCCAGCCTGCTGAGGGTAACTATGGCAACCAGCAATGGGTGGCATCGGCAGACACCGGTCCAGAGGATGTGGAAAACACAGCCGAGGAACGGGCCAATCACAGCGAATGCATTCGCTCACCCACTGCGGAGAAGTGTGAG TTGATTCACGTggcatgtgtgtgtgcgggtCACAATGCCAGTCGGGACGTGGTCACTCTGGTCAAATCCATCCTTTTCCACAG GAGAAACCCCCtgcattttcatttcattacTGACACAGTGGCCAATCAGATCCTCAGCACGCTGTTCCAGTCGTGGATGGTGCCATCAGTTCAAGTCAGCTTCTATGATGCTGATGAACTCAAA GTCATCGTCCTTGATACAGACATCACATTTGCCACTGACATCGCCGAGCTATGGGCCATCTTCCGGAAGTTCACAG AGAAACAGGTGATTGGATTGGTGGAGAATCAGAGTGACTGGTACCTCGGTAATCTGTGGAAGAACCACAAACCCTGGCCAGCTCTTGGACGTGGGTTTAACACAG GTGTGATTTTACTTTACCTGGAGAAGCTGCGCAAGATTGGCTGGGAACAGATGTGGAGGCTGACGGCAGAGAGAGAGCTAATGAGCATGCTGTCAACATCCCTGGCAGACCAG GATATATTCAATGCATTCATAAAGCAGAACCCAGTTTTTGTACATCAGCTTCCCTGCTTCTGGAATGTACAGTTATCGGATCACACTCGCTCTGAACAGTGCTACACAGAGGTGTCAGACCTAAAA GTCATTCACTGGAACTCTCCCAAAAAGCTGCGAGTAAAAAACAAGCATGTGGAATTTTTCCGTAATCTTTACTTGACGTTCTTAGAGTATGATGGGAATCTTCTGCGACGAGAACTCTTCGGTTGCCCCAGTCAGGCCAGCTCAAAGAGCACTCTG CTTCAGCAAGCACTAGAGGAGTTAGATGAAGATGACCAGTGCTATGATTTTCGGAGGGAGCGAATCATGGTGCACAGGGTACACCTGTACTTTCTGCAGTATGAATACACACCTACTGAGGATGGCACAGACATAACACTGGTCGCACAGCTCTCCATGGATAG ACTGCAGATGTTGGAGGCGATCTGTAAACACTGGGAGGGCCCCATTAGTTTGGCCCTGTACATGTCTGATGCTGAGGCCCAGCAGTTCCTACGCTATGCCCAGGCCTCTGAAGTCCTCAAGAATCACAAGAACGTGGGTTATCATATTGTTTATAAGGAAGGCCAATTCTACCCTGTCAATCTGGTGCGAAACGTGGCTCTCCGCAATGTCAACACACCCTACGTTTTTCTGACTGATGTAGATTTTCTGCCCATGTACGGCCTCTATGATTACCTCAG AAAAAGTATTGTTCAATTGGACATGGCCAATACCAAGAAGGCTTTGGTTGTGCCTGCCTTCGAGACTTTGAGATACCGCCTTTCCTTCCCTAAATCTAAGGCCGAGCTGCTGTCTATGCTGGACTTGGGTACACTTTACACCTTCAG GTATCATGTCTGGACAAAAGGTCATGCCCCAACCAATTATGCCAAATGGAGGACAGCCACAACGCCATACAAAGTGGAGTGGGAGGCAGATTTTGAACCGTATGTTGTTGTACGGCGGGACTGTCCTGAGTATGACCAGAGATTTGTAGGCTTTGGCTGGAACAAAGTGTCCCATATCATGGAGCTAGATGCTCAG GAGTTTGATCTCATTGTGCTACCAAATGCCTTCATGATCCACATGCCACATGCACCAAGCTTTGACATTTCAAAGTTTCGATCCAGTCCCAGTTACCGTTACTGCTTGACGACTCTAAAGGACGAGTTCCACCAAGATCTTTCTCGAAAGTATGGTTCTGCTGCTCTCAAGTACCTTACAGCACAGAGGACCATCTGA